From the genome of Cryptococcus neoformans var. neoformans B-3501A chromosome 1, whole genome shotgun sequence, one region includes:
- a CDS encoding hypothetical protein (Similar to gi|19113290|ref|NP_596498.1| glycoprotein endopeptidase-like protein. [Schizosaccharomyces pombe], FASTA scores: opt: 1533, E(): 1.6e-94, (63.944% identity (83.662% similar) in 355 aa overlap (43-397:3-345)); HMMPfam hit to Peptidase_M22, Glycoprotease family, score: 88.0, E(): 2.4e-23), giving the protein MLVLLIVFFNSYYTHCSHHSLYSFHCTPPDPAMKQSPLHRPSRPLLALGIEGSANKLGCGIISHSPSPTGGPTLVMVLSNVRHTYITPPGEGFLPSDTARHHREWVVKVIEEAVRKAGVRMGDLDCIAFTKGPGMGTPLQVGALVARTLSLLHNIPLVGVNHCVGHIEMGRQITSSHNPIVLYVSGGNTQVIAYSQQRYRIFGETLDIAIGNCLDRFARVIGLRNDPSPGYNIEKEAKKGKRLVQLPYGTKGMDVSLAGILHSVEAYTKDKRYRSWDQVNDVEEDIITPYDLCFSLQETTFAMLVEITERAMAHVGAKDVLIVGGVGCNLRLQEMMGIMASERGGRVFATDESFCIDNGIMIAQAGLLAFRMGNTMPLEKTGVTQRYRTDAVHVAWRA; this is encoded by the exons ATGCTTGTACTTTTAATTGTCTTCTTTAATAGTTATTATACTCATTGTTCTCACCATTCTCTCTATTCGTTCCATTGCACTCCCCCGGATCCAGCCATGAAGCAATCACCACTCCACAGACCAT CCCgtcctctcctcgctctcgGCATAGAAGGCTCAGCAAATAAGCTCGGATGCGGCATCATATCacattctccttcacccACAGGTGGACCTACTTTAGTCATGGTACTCTCAAACGTTCGGCATACGTACATCACTCCTCCTGGCGAAGGTTTCCTGCCATCAGATACAGCCAGACATCATAGAGAATGGGTTGTTAAAGTCATCGAAGAGGCTGTTCGAAAGGCGGGTGTCAGGATGGGCGATCTCGATTGCATTGCCTTTACCAAAG GCCCGGGCATGGGTACCCCTCTCCAAGTGGGAGCGCTCGTCGCCCGTACGCTATCTTTACTTCACAACATCCCCCTTGTCGGCGTCAATCACTGTGTTGGCC ACATTGAAATGGGTCGCCAAATAACGTCTTCTCATAACCCCATCGTCCTATATGTTTCGGGCGGCAACACCCAGGTCATCGCGTACTCTCAGCAACGCTATCGCATCTTCGGCGAGACATTAGATATAGCTATCGGGAACTGTCTAGATCGCTTTGCCAGAGTTATCGGCCTGAGAAACGATCCAAGCCCTGGGTATAACATTGAAAAAGAGGCAAAAAA GGGCAAGCGTCTAGTCCAGCTCCCATACGGTACGAAGGGTATGGATGTATCTTTAGCAGGTATCTTACACTCCGTTGAGGCCTATACAAAAGACAAACGCTACCGCTCTTGGGATCAAGTCAACgatgtcgaagaagatatAATTACGCCATACGATCTTTGTTTTTCTCTGCAGGAGACCACTTTTGCGATGCTGGTGGAGATAACTGAAAGAGCAATGGCTCATGTGGGAGCGAAGGACGTCTTGATTGTTGGCGGTGTTGGTT GTAATTTGAGATTAcaggagatgatgggtaTCATGGCCAGTGAAAGGGGAGGACGCGTATTCGCAACTGATGAGAG TTTCTGTATCGATAACGGAATAATGATTGCCCAAGCAGGATTACTGGCCTTCAGAATGGGGAATACCATGCCATTAGAAAAGACAGGTGTTACTCAGCGATATCGGACCGACGCCGTCCACGTGGCTTGGCGAGCGTGA
- a CDS encoding hypothetical protein (Similar to gi|46137599|ref|XP_390491.1| hypothetical protein FG10315.1 [Gibberella zeae PH-1], FASTA scores: opt: 534, E(): 3.5e-30, (42.857% identity (78.857% similar) in 175 aa overlap (12-178:7-181))) — protein sequence MGAFDPAITYDRSTYIETDTGNKVSRKALIAGATNIVLGGKSIIQTSSILRGDLRRSAAGQHVVISVGRYCLIGEGAVIRPPGKMYKGTFTFYPLRIADFTHIGPNCIVEAAQIGSCVEIGEGSIIGKFVVIKDLAVILPNTVLPEGTVVASMSVWGGNPGRMIDTLPETYQETMEAKCKSYYQRFRPAH from the exons ATGGGCGCATTCGACCCAGCAATCACATACGACAGGTCAACATACATAGAGACTGATACGGGTA ACAAGGTATCACGCAAAGCCCTCATCGCAGGAGCTACAAATATAGTCTTGGGCGGTAAATCTATCATCCAGACTTCCTCTATACTCCGTGGAGACCTGAGGAGATCGGCCGCAGGCCAACATGTGGTTATATCAGTGGGGAGATATTGTTTAATAGGGGAAGGAGCGGTCATTAGGCCGCCAGGCAAGATGTACAAAGG GACGTTCACGTTCTATCCTCTGCGGATAGCAGACTTCACCCACATAGGTCCAAATTGTATCGTTGAAGCGGCGCAAATCGGCAGCTGCGTTGAGATTGGTGAGGGAAGCATCATC GGGAAATTCGTTGTTATAAAAGACTTGGCGGTTATCCTTCCTAACACTGTCCTCCCAGAAGGGACAGTTGTGGCCTCCATGTCCGTCTGGGGCGGCAATCCAG GTCGCATGATTGACACTCTTCCTGAAACGTATCAAGAAACAATGGAGGCCAAGTGTAAAAGCTATTATCAACGGTTTCGCCCCGCTCATTAA
- a CDS encoding hypothetical protein (Match to EST gb|CF189197.1|CF189197; Similar to gi|46097213|gb|EAK82446.1| hypothetical protein UM01748.1 [Ustilago maydis 521], FASTA scores: opt: 1096, E(): 2.5e-48, (49.543% identity (76.941% similar) in 438 aa overlap (1-433:1-421)); HMMPfam hit to BAR, BAR domain, score: 170.8, E(): 2.9e-48; HMMPfam hit to SH3, SH3 domain, score: 81.2, E(): 2.7e-21) yields MKGFTKALQRTPHNLTTRIGLAKKSTDPEFNDYERKFAAVEAACQKMHKDSVVFRDSVSNLLASGSSFSGSLATLFSPMGAEYNLAAKHPQAETTVQNITIYQTLMEEVRETLLPELELIESRIVGPCKELVEICKKIRKTISKREHKLIDYDRHNNSLNKLREKKEKSLSDEKNLFKVEQDFELASGEYEHYNNLLKSELPHFLGMATRFIDPLFHSFYYMQLNVYYIMMEKLQSFADGKYDLTRKDIEDIYLEQRGDAAERIEELQITKRIISTAKLLQQRRSASGSSTPGRANSFASRTTSHTLGRKTSTDSYGSYSAAEKKTFSPPPPQSHAVSAPPPYTAPAAGVATTGTVGKKAPPPPPPMKPKASYNNVKYATAIFDYEAQAEGDLSFRAGDRIEIVEQTESAEDWWTGRLNGVTGVFPGNYTQVE; encoded by the exons ATGAAGGGTTTTACAAAGGCTTTACAGAG GACACCTCATAACCTCACCACCAGGATTGGACTGGCGAAGA AGTCCACCGATCCCGAATTCAACGACTA TGAGCGTAAATTTGCCGCTGTCGAGGCTGCTTGTCAGAAGATGCACAAAGACTCCGTGGTCTTTCGTGACTCTGTCTCTA ATCTCCTGGCTTCCGGTTCGAGTTTCTCTGGATCTCTTGCGACCCTTTTCTCCCCAATGGGAGCCGAGTATAATCTCGCTGCCAAACATCCACAGGCAGAGACCACCGTGCAGAACATCACTATCTACCAAAcgttgatggaagaagtgCGCGAGACCCTTTTGCCTGAGCTCGAACTTATCGAGTCGCGAATTGTTGGTCCTTGCAAGGAGCTTGTGGAAATCTGCAAGAAGATCCGCAAGACCATCAGTAAGCGAGAGCACAAACTTATTGATTATGATCGACACAACAACAGTCTTAACAAGCTTcgggaaaagaaggaaaagagcCTGAGTGATGAGAAAAACCTTTTCAAGGTCGAACAGGACTTTGAGCTTGCGTCGGGCGAGTATGAGCATTACAACAACTTGCTCAAGAGTGAgcttcctcatttcctcgGCATGGCGACGCGATTCATCGATCCCCTTTTCCATTCCTTTTACTACATGCA ACTTAACGTGTATTACATTATGATGGAAAAGCTGCAATCTTTTGCCGATGGGAAATATGATCTCACCAGGAAGGATATTGAGGATATCTACCTCGAGCAGAGGGGTGATGCGGCGGAAAGGATTGAAGAGTTGCAGATCACCAAAAGGATCATTTCCACAG CCAAGTTGCTTCAACAGCGCCGAAGCGCATCTGGTAGCAGCACCCCAGGTCGTGCCAATTCATTCGCTTCTCGCACTACCTCCCATACGCTTGGTCGCAAAACCTCAACCGATTCATATGGCTCCTACAGCGCggcggagaagaaaacattctcacctccacctcctcagTCGCATGCTGTGTCTGCCCCACCTCCCTATACTGCCCCTGCCGCCGGTGTTGCTACCACCGGTACAGTCGGCAAGAAagctccccctcctccaccacctaTGAAGCCCAAGGCAAGCTACAACAACGTCAAGTATGCCACTGCCATCTTTGATTACGAGGCACAGGCGGAAGGTGACTTGTCTTTCCGCGCGGGCGATAGGATTGAAATCGTTGAGCAGACAGAAAGTGCCGAGGATTGGTGGACCGGGAGATTGAATGGAGTCACGGGCGTGTTCCCTGGAAACTATACACAGGTAGAATAA
- a CDS encoding hypothetical protein (Similar to gi|46096508|gb|EAK81741.1| hypothetical protein UM01407.1 [Ustilago maydis 521], FASTA scores: opt: 1445, E(): 5.1e-76, (42.205% identity (72.624% similar) in 526 aa overlap (4-516:3-519)); HMMPfam hit to MBOAT, MBOAT family, score: 152.5, E(): 9.1e-43), with protein MFWDSLFTELSDVVGAPTDQLKLIFSLLVAFPLGSIFVRLPSAHPNVAHLFSIAISTVFLVPLLGLGGGMLHMLFSSLGTYAIVNGMKDKNMPWVVFAFVMGHLLFNHIKRSVLGLPASTIEITGSQMVLVMKLSTFAWNVHDGKVKEEELDANQLATRLIQIPSLVAFLGYCFFFPSVLVGPSFDYATYDALIHKRLYSSPPAGSSPEQAKATKRRIPYGRKRVAYLHLVIGLFFLGVYALYGDKYSYENVLSPIWTGWGWTRKFGFVQLAGLLARTKYYAVWSLSEGACILTGIGFNGYDPKTGRTLWNRVRNINIKGIETAESFKILFDSWNCRTNVWLRDVVYKRVTKKGKKPGFKESMATFLTSAFWVGDCLAPGYYLAFFMGGLVTSLGRQFRRYVRPYFLPPSETAQPGPPKRVYDLIGWISVQSTLNYLVAPFLLLNFKDSIGAWNRMYWYGHVAVIISICFMSFGGRKALKRGLDKRKPRITPSVKVSPPSPPVDSTPPPPPEDEMDSTDLRWVKHDLDNPEYQDSGEGVAMGVAIRDHGFLDKWIQGEETPGDTPGGTPKNEKDDPLRK; from the exons ATGTTCTGGGACTCTTTATTCACAGAACTCTCCGACGTAGTCGGAGCTCCCACAGACCAGCTAAAG CTCATATTTTCCCTCCTCGTCGCATTTCCACTCGGCTCCATCTTCGTCCGCTTACCTTCAGCCCATCCCAATGTCGCgcatctcttttccatcgCTATCTCTACTGTCTTCCTTGTGCCCCTCTTGGGATTAGGCGGGGGAATGCTCCATATGCTCTTCAGCTCGCTAGGGACCTACGCCATCGTGAATGGCATGAAGGACAAGAACATGCCGTGGGTTGTGTTTGC GTTTGTTATGGGGCACTTGCTGTTCAA CCACATAAAGCGATCTGTTTTAGGACTGCCTGCCTCCACAATCGAAATCACAGGCAGCCAAATGGTGCTTGTAATGAAGCTCTCCACATTTGCATGGAATGTACATGATGGAAAAgtaaaagaagag GAGCTTGATGCCAATCAATTGGCGACGAGGCTTATACAAATTCCCAGCTTGGTCGCTTTCCTGGGTTATTG ttttttcttcccttctgTCCTTGTCGGGCCCTCCTTCGACTATGCCACGTACGACGCCCTGATTCACAAACGACTCTACAGTAGTCCACCTGCTGGCTCCTCCCCAGAACAGGCAAAAGCCACCAAACGCCGGATTCCATATGGCCGTAAGAGAGTGGCGTACCTTCACCTCGTGATCGGCTTGTTCTTTCTGGGAGTTTATGCCCTGTACGGCGATAAGTACAGTTATGAGAATGTCTTGAGTCCCATCTGGACTGGCTGGGGGTGGACAAGGAAATTCGGTTTCGTTCAGCTTGCAGGACTGCTAGCCAGAACAAAGTACTATGCAGTTTGGAGCTTGTCAGAG GGTGCTTGTATCCTCACAGGCATTGGCTTCAATGGTTATGACCCCAAGACTGGAAGAACCTTATGGAACAGGGTTCGTAATATCAATATCAAAGGAATTGAGACCGCAGAGAGCTTCAAAATACTCTTTGATAGCTGGAACTGCCGCACCAAC GTATGGCTTAGAGATGTAGTTTACAAGCGAGTTacgaagaaaggaaagaaaccAGGGTTCAAAGAAAGCATGGCAACTTTCTTGACCTCTGCATTCTGGGTAGGTGATTGCTTGGC TCCGGGCTACTACC TGGCCTTCTTTATGGGCGGCCTCGTGACCTCCCTTGGCCGTCAATTCCGTCGTTATGTCCGCCCAtatttccttcctccctccgAAACCGCACAACCTGGTCCTCCAAAGCGGGTGTACGACCTCATTGGCTGGATTTCGGTGCAGTCCACGCTCAATTACCTCGTAGCGcctttccttttgctcAATTTCAAAGATTCCATCGGCGCTTGGAACAGAATGTATTGGTACGGCCATGTCGCagtcatcatctccatATGTTTCATGTCGTTCGGTGGTCGTAAAGCTTTGAAACGAGGTCTAGACAAGCGCAAGCCCCGAATCACACCTAGCGTCAAGGTCTCGCCACCCTCACCGCCCGTTGACAGTACACCACCTCCGCCACCCGAGGACGAGATGGATAGTACAGACCTTCGATGGGTGAAACATGATCTGGACAATCCAGAGTACCAGGATTCAGGTGAAGGCGTCGCTATGGGAGTGGCGATTCGCGATCATGGTTTCCTGGACAAGTGGATTCAAGGCGAGGAAACCCCGGGTGACACGCCTGGTGGGACTCCGAAGAATGAGAAGGACGATCCTCTGCGAAAGTGA
- a CDS encoding hypothetical protein (Match to ESTs gb|CF184754.1|CF184754, gb|CF184441.1|CF184441, gb|CF183582.1|CF183582; HMMPfam hit to HATPase_c, Histidine kinase-, DNA gyrase B-, and HSP90-like ATPase, score: 88.0, E(): 2.4e-23; HMMPfam hit to HisKA, His Kinase A (phosphoacceptor) domain, score: 66.2, E(): 8.8e-17; HMMPfam hit to Response_reg, Response regulator receiver domain, score: 74.6, E(): 2.6e-19), whose amino-acid sequence MSRTPISPRPNSNPRVPPSSAAFLQHLHSDPSSHHITLSGHRVSGLSLSPQSLTGEGDLLDINGTSEPSISPSLHSHLSPVSSGTSSGPSPLGSVGRAPSKRARPKTAPSRNDEWPLGRSYETSPDLPPLIPPQADEHLRSSPVGDLCTNAMTMDEGLVDAMEALSTSGEPKSYLIGRSESLAGTAESHTGPSKPSPASMNWSTFAQAYAHGLFDPNRVPNPPTPNETPTEFQSARSSPGQKYSSLPLNHKYSMPTVPHNRSGSSSENYSSKSSKDSVSTNASSAPSTSSASASGKQMSMAASLAARKKAYELENIRSKPSGLALNTDKLSLPSYSLAAATVRMASTSILNDLAPLSMPSPERELTDPLASVVSFDSSSTKKDSARSDPGSSRFPLHHSVSSAANPYTSSLRLPTIQASPVTTPLEGPHRPKVNSRIPSASAPLEKTAEAESSTDYFGAVAVAAVSPQETDSSSTATDPTPTGPSLELRKTTPLRSNSVVPEPSPRQQKDPLPPLVTPSDLNRIYDQYGWLPAPLPPDEAARRRALYRFSILHSAPDINFNRIAHMTKLVFNPKAVLITLIDSDTQWFKSQSGFTVEQGGRISSFCAHTILPRTDEPFVVLDTSSDWRFENNPNVVGPNSIRFYAGAPLRTADGFNVGALCILDDKPRTEFPPRSRLILKEFAAVTMREMELWRDKLQLRVRDKIQTSMEKFTRECLEMDSASPTSDAETVNKMEHVYSRAAQLVCSTIGLDGCFILDISQIEMVQTNTPTGKKSTYRANPYGAAENTSPVLERSESFGPVNPFPVLAAVPTAKSTRALTPYEHEKLSDFMQNHHDGRIFEGAAPQWIRYMFPQSFRYGMAVPIYGVDQQPFAMICAYTANPEKQFLEGYELQFLRAIGVIILSAVLRRRMALADKTKSILISSVSHELRTPLHGILAAAELLSDTQLDSNQLSFLKTVQTCGNSLIETVNHVLDFTKLSGTQSCKGSPSDLGKVNLAALVEQTVEGCWIGQRARFFMGDSDIGSFYAPPAPTSIVPKSKRALVGEELSHVETVVDIDMREKGWMVRCEKGGLRRVLMNLVGNSFKFTKNGYIQVSLREMPHEPGSKTIPVEMTVVDTGKGIGKDFLKDQLFHPFSQENPLQTGTGLGLAIVNTIVRSDSVNGKVDVWSAEGVGTEIKVTFDVEVVDDDDGQPSISSSSSVVSATSTFGHGLSVSFVGFNPKHQGHMLSCEVFTRYVNYWYFSIEDQQRADILIVNELEELVNHPMAAQKPILLLSVQRGFESTALAEKINRGGGFCQVVYKPVGPSALQKALNAAVHWIEERDSSDKSDILGGNVTGINLEGNSYRPSISRGSSGESHESHSTISELSNARFNQQSSINSRLPLQRRRSEENEQAPRRPSMAPRGMTYHSSRKMQRSSNDSAGSTPSQVPPSPTSSIPTIPLADGGVMLKAATVSAEAPRKEKMGRVMVVEDNVINRRVLGAFLKKRGFEYAEAVDGQAGVELFENAPPNYWDVILMDISMPIMNGHQATRAIRRIEATRRNSLSDIPIVPPPGKPVTISSQKAVQARVKIFALTGLATPDDKREAFWSGVDGYLVKPVSLSSLDIIFKKIGF is encoded by the exons ATGTCCCGCACTCCGATATCTCCTCGGCCCAACTCTAACCCTCGTGTCCCCCCCTCTTCCGCTGCATTCCTTCAGCACCTCCACAGCGACCCTTCATCTCACCATATCACCCTTTCGGGCCATCGTGTATCTGGCCTTTCTCTATCCCCGCAATCACTCACAGGGGAAGGGGATCTTTTGGATATTAATGGCACTTCGGAACCTTCAATTAGCCCTTCCCTCCACTCGCATCTTTCCCCAGTATCTTCGGGCACGAGTTCTGGACCGTCTCCTTTAGGAAGCGTCGGCAGAGCACCTTCAAAACGTGCAAGACCCAAAACGGCTCCATCAAGAAACGATGAATGGCCCCTGGGAAGAAGCTACGAGACAAGTCCTGATCTTCCGCCTCTCATTCCACCACAAGCAGATGAGCATTTACGTTCAAGTCCGGTTGGAGACCTCTGTACCAATGCCATGACGATGGATGAGGGATTGGTCGATGCTATGGAGGCGCTCTCAACTTCAGGAGAGCCAAAATCGTATTTGATAGGTCGGTCAGAGTCTCTGGCCGGGACGGCAGAGTCACACACGGGGCCTTCCAAGCCTTCTCCTGCAAGTATGAATTGGTCGACCTTTGCACAAGCGTATGCCCACGGCTTGTTTGATCCCAATAGGGTCCCTAATCCTCCAACACCGAATGAGACTCCTACGGAATTCCAGTCTGCCCGATCATCTCCCGGCCAAAAATACTCTTCACTTCCCCTCAACCACAAATACTCAATGCCTACTGTCCCACATAATCGTAGCGGAAGTAGCTCCGAGAATTATAGTTCCAAAAGTTCAAAAGACTCGGTATCCACGAACGCGAGTTCAGcaccctcaacctcaagcGCGTCGGCGAGTGGAAAGCAGATGTCCATGGCGGCATCGCTTGCtgcaaggaagaaagctTACGAACTAGAGAATATCCGTAGTAAGCCAAGTGGCCTGGCGTTAAATACCGACAagctttctcttccttcgtATTCTCTAGCCGCCGCCACAGTACGCATGGCGTCAACCAGTATCCTCAATGATCTTGCGCCTTTGTCTATGCCTAGTCCTGAGCGTGAACTCACTGACCCACTAGCTTCTGTTGTATCTTTCGACTCCTCAAGTACAAAGAAGGATAGTGCCCGCTCCGACCCTGGATCGTCAAGGTTTCCTTTGCACCACAGCGTATCGAGTGCGGCGAACCCATACACATCTAGCTTGCGATTACCTACTATTCAAGCAAGCCCCGTGACGACACCCCTTGAAGGCCCACATAGGCCGAAAG TTAATAGCCGCATTCCCTCCGCTTCTGCGCCTCTAGAGAAGACTGCTGAAGCAGAATCGTCAACAGATTATTTTGGAGCCGTTGCGGTCGCTGCTGTTTCTCCGCAAGAGACTgattcttcatccacagCGACTGATCCCACTCCCACAGGCCCATCTTTGGAACTGCGGAAGACTACACCTCTCAGGTCCAACTCTGTAGTTCCCGAACCTTCTCCACGGCAACAAAAAGACCCTTTGCCGCCCTTGGTTACCCCTTCAGATCTCAATCGTATCTACGATCAGTATGGCTGGCTGCCGGCTCCTTTACCCCCTGACGAAGCAGCGAGGCGAAGAGCTCTGTACAGATTTAGCATCCTGCATAGCGCTCCAGATATCAACTTCAACCGCATAGCACATATGACTAAACTAGTCTTTAACCCCAAAGCTGTTCTCATCACCTTGATAGACAGTGATACACAATGGTTCAAGTCTCAAAGCGGTTTCACTGTGGAGCAAGGGGGAAGAATATCTAGCTTCTGCGCTCATACGATTTTACCAAG AACCGATGAACCCTTTGTCGTACTGGATACGTCGTCGGACTGGCGATTCGAAAATAACCCCAACGTTGTTGGACCAAATTCCATCCGCTTCTATGCAGGCGCACCTTTGCGAACAGCGGATGGGTTCAACGTTGGCGCATTGTGTATTTTGGATGACAAGCCACGTACAGAGTTTCCCCCACGGTCACGTTTGATCCTTAAGGAATTTGCTGCCGTTACTatgagagagatggaacTATGGCGAGATAAG CTTCAATTGCGAGTTCGGGACAAGATTCAAACAAGTATGGAAAAGTTCACTCGTGAGTGCTTGGAGATGGATAGCGCCTCGCCCACTTCCGATGCGGAAACGGTCAACAAAATGGAGCATGTCTACTCGCGCGCTGCACAACTTGTCTGTTCCACCATTGGTTTAGACGGGTGCTTTATTCTGGACATCTCCCAGATTGAAATGGTACAAACAAATACTCCGACCGGCAAGAAGTCGACCTATCGGGCCAACCCATATGGTGCGGCTGAGAATACTTCGCCAGTGCTGGAACGAAGCGAATCGTTTGGACCAGTCAACCCCTTTCCAGTCCTTGCGGCTGTCCCCACAGCAAAAAGCACTCGCGCCCTTACACCATACGAACACGAGAAGCTTTCAGACTTCATGCAAAATCATCATGATGGCCGAATCTTTGAAGGTGCAGCGCCTCAGTGGATTAGGTATATGTTCCCTCAGTCGTTCCGCTACGGTATGGCCGTTCCGATCTATGGTGTGGATCAGCAGCCATTTGCGATGATTTGTGCGTATACAGCCAACCCGGAAAAACAATTCTTGGAAGGATACGAATTGCAGTTCTTGCGTGCAATTGGTGTCATCATTTTGTCAGCAGTCCTCAGAAGGCGCATGGCGCTAGCTGACAAGACGAAAAGCATCCTTATCTCTTCAGTCAGTCACGAACTTCGTACGCCTCTGCATGGTATTCTTGCAGCTGCGGAGCTTCTCAGCGATACCCAGCTTGACTCCAACCAACTCTCTTTTCTCAAAACTGTTCAAACATGCGGCAACTCACTTATTGAAACAGTCAATCATGTCCTCGATTTTACAAAATTGAGTGGTACCCAGAGCTGTAAGGGTTCTCCTTCGGACTTGGGCAAAGTAAACTTGGCTGCGTTAGTGGAGCAGACCGTGGAGGGATGCTGGATAGGCCAGCGAGCGAGATTTTTCATGGGCGACTCAGATATCGGAAGCTTCTATGCTCCACCTGCACCAACGAGTATCGTACCCAAGTCAAAGCGGGCGCTGGTGGGAGAGGAACTATCGCATGTGGAAACGGTTGTAGACATAGACATGCGGGAGAAG GGCTGGATGGTGCGTTGCGAAAAGGGCGGATTGCGGCGAGTCTTGATGAACCTCGTGGGGAATTCTTTCAAGTTCACCAAG AATGGTTACATTCAGGTCTCCTTACGTGAAATGCCTCACGAGCCAGGGTCGAAAACGATCCCAGTGGAGATGACTGTCGTCGATACTGGCAAAGGTATTGGCAAAGATTTCCTCAAAGATCAGCTAttccatcccttctcgCAAGAAAATCCGCTGCAGACAGGTACAGGCCTTGGGCTGGCAATCGTCAATACGATCGTCCGGTCGGATAGCGTCAACGGGAAAGTTGATGTGTGGTCTGCCGAGGGTGTCGGAACCGAGATCAAAGTCACGTTTGATGTAGAAGTGgttgacgacgacgatggaCAACCATCAATATCCTCCAGTTCATCTGTTGTATCAGCCACTTCTACCTTCGGACATGGCTTGTCAGTTTCATTTGTTGGTTTTAACCCGAAGCACCAGGGCCACATGCTTTCCTGCGAGGTTTTCACTCGCTATGTAAATTACTGGTATTTCAGCATCGAAGATCAGCAACGTGCagacatcctcatcgtgaacgagcttgaagagctTGTAAATCACCCGATGGCGGCTCAGAAAcctattcttcttctctctgtACAGAGAGGTTTTGAATCTACTGCCCTTGCTGAGAAAATCAATCGTGGCGGAGGTTTCTGTCAAGTTGTCTATAAGCCAGTCGGTCCTAGTGCTCTTCAGAAGGCACTGAATGCTGCTGTTCACTGGATTGAGGAGCGTGATTCGTCAGACAAATCAGATATTTTGGGTGGGAACGTTACTGGCATAAATCTTGAAGGTAACTCTTATCGCCCTTCGATCTCGCGTGGTTCTTCAGGTGAAAGCCACGAATCACACTCCACTATCAGCGAGCTCTCAAATGCTCGGTTCAATCAACAGAGCAGCATCAATTcacgtcttcctcttcaacgcCGCAGATCTGAGGAGAATGAACAGGCACCCAGACGACCGAGTATGGCGCCACGAGGGATGACGTATCATTCAAGTAGAAAAATGCAACGTAGCAGCAACGATTCGGCTGGCTCGACACCTTCGCAGGTGCCACCATCACCTACATCATCAATCCCAACCATTCCTCTAGCGGATGGCGGTGTCATGCTCAAGGCAGCAACGGTATCAGCGGAGGCGCCtaggaaagaaaaaatgggCAGGGTGATGGTCGTCGAAGACAACGTAATCAATCGTAGGGTTCTGGGGGCGTTTCTGAAAAAGAGG GGTTTTGAATATGCAGAGGCAGTGGATGGACAGGCAGGTGTGGAGCTCTTTGAGAACGCACCTCCTAATTACTGGGA CGTCATCCTTATGGATATATCGATGCCAATCATGAACGGCCATCAAGCTACCCGTGCCATCCGACGTATTGAAGCGACACGCAGGAACAGTCTGTCTGATATACCGATAGTGCCGCCGCCGGGTAAACCGGTGACCATTTCGTCGCAGAAAGCGGTGCAAGCACGAGTCAAAATATTCGCATTGACAGGGTTGGCGACCCCAGATGACAAGAGAGAGGCATTTTGGAGTGGCGTTGATGGATA TCTGGTGAAACCTGTATCGCTGTCGAGTTTAGATATAATCTTTAAGA AGATTGGATTTTGA